TTCCCAATTACTATTTTAGTAATTAATGGATTGTTGATTGCAGAAAGAACTAAGCTATCAATGAGTGACGCTTTTGAAAATGTTGCACCTTCAGCATTAATCGGCTCTGCACTTTTTTTTAGTTGTCTAGGGGGTACTGTGGCAACTGTCGTAGCAGAGCGAGAACAGCAAACTTTGAAACGTTTGTTTTTGTCTCCGTTGAGTGGTCTTTCGTATTTTTTGGGAATTTTTATAGCACACAGTTGTATCGGTTTTGGTCAAGCTTTAATAATTTATACAGTTGCAGCTTTTTGGGGCGCTAAATTTCAAGGTTCCTTGCTATTAGGTGGAATAATTATTTTATTAAGTATTATTTCTTATGTAGGGTTAGGTTTTATTCTTAGTACCCATTTTGCGCGTCGGACACATGATGTTAATTCGATAGTTGCATCTTTTGGCGTACCTTTATTAATGATGGGTGGCGCGTTTTTTCCCACATCTTTTTTCCCAGATTCTCTACTGAAAATAGCTAAATTTAATCCAATTTATCACATGAATGAAGCTTTAATAGCAGTTTCTGATCGGGGGGATGGATTAGCAAAAATTGAGTCGCACTTTGGGTTTTTGTGTGTATTTGCTGTCTTAGTAGCTGGAGGTGGATGGCTTTCTTACAGAAGTATGGTGCAAATTGAAAGGAGGCTATAACGCCAGTGTTAAATATAGAAAAGTTGAGCAAGTCTTACGGTAAAAGAGCAGTTTTACATGATTTAACTCTGCATATTGAGTCGGGAGAGATTTATGGTTTATTAGGGCCAAATGGTGCAGGAAAGACTACAACTATCAATATTTTATGTAATTTGTTGCGGGCAGATAGTGGTAATATTGCTATCAATAACAAACCTGTATCTGAAGCAACTAAACCATTAATTGGGGTTGCACCACAAGAAAATTTACTTTATAAAAGTTTATCTTGTGAAGAAAATTTGAATTTTTTTGCTCAAATTTACGGATTATCAAATCAAGAACGGCGTAAACAAGTACAACTAAGTTTAGAAGCTGTTAATTTAGCTGATAGAGCTAAAAGTACTGTAGAAACCCTTAGTGGTGGAATGCAGCGACGGTTGAATATTGCTGCGGCAATTGTGCATCATCCTAAGTTATTGATTTTAGATGAACCAACAACTGGGTTAGATATAGAAGCGCGTTATGAAATTTGGGAATTAATTCGTCAGTTGCAAAGTCAAGGAATGACTATTTTGCTGACGACGCATTTGTTAGAAGAAGCAGAACGTTTATGTCAGCGTATTGGGATTATAAAAAATGGTCGGGTAGTAGCAGAAGGTACTTTAGCTGAATTACGCAAACTGATTTCTGCCCAAGAAATTATTATTGTTCAAACAGAGGATAAAGACAGGGCGATCGCTTGCGCCGAATCTTATGGTTTTAGGACTAGGAATTATGGTAACGATCTAGCCTTTTGGCTACCAGAACATTTAGAACTCAAGGAAATTATTGCACGGTTTGATGGCATTGCTTTAGATTCTATTTCTAGGCAGCAAGTGC
This portion of the Oculatellaceae cyanobacterium genome encodes:
- a CDS encoding ABC transporter permease, which codes for MMKYWRETLAVAQRILIELLRRRFSLILWCIFPITILVINGLLIAERTKLSMSDAFENVAPSALIGSALFFSCLGGTVATVVAEREQQTLKRLFLSPLSGLSYFLGIFIAHSCIGFGQALIIYTVAAFWGAKFQGSLLLGGIIILLSIISYVGLGFILSTHFARRTHDVNSIVASFGVPLLMMGGAFFPTSFFPDSLLKIAKFNPIYHMNEALIAVSDRGDGLAKIESHFGFLCVFAVLVAGGGWLSYRSMVQIERRL
- a CDS encoding ABC transporter ATP-binding protein: MLNIEKLSKSYGKRAVLHDLTLHIESGEIYGLLGPNGAGKTTTINILCNLLRADSGNIAINNKPVSEATKPLIGVAPQENLLYKSLSCEENLNFFAQIYGLSNQERRKQVQLSLEAVNLADRAKSTVETLSGGMQRRLNIAAAIVHHPKLLILDEPTTGLDIEARYEIWELIRQLQSQGMTILLTTHLLEEAERLCQRIGIIKNGRVVAEGTLAELRKLISAQEIIIVQTEDKDRAIACAESYGFRTRNYGNDLAFWLPEHLELKEIIARFDGIALDSISRQQVRLEHIYIEVTQS